The following proteins are co-located in the Candidatus Eisenbacteria bacterium genome:
- a CDS encoding ABC transporter permease, which translates to MGALGPLFAKDLRLLWRDRAGLFFLMIAPMVVIAVAGFSLANLYGADPSGQTAYELPFVDEDGGALGRTIRERLANETSVRLEPVATRAEAQDLVRRKRAGSALVVPAGTAAALDRGEPARLVLYVDTVKYLERLNVRAKLSELREGLARERATRLADDARAERERVARQLGELRSRTLRARDEIEAAWNDAAKRRRGAEASIARARDDVAHALDARLAPLRAYLEQLAGKRRALEDWLAELRRLAGSRADAIPPPPSFPDPPPMVSAAGALPKLEIELPALPALPKIDVPDVELPPAPAAVRASLGVDEVNVGGGAVTMNTFDQNVPGFAVTFILLGMLLGVSLGLVDERDWGTLDRLRAMPVSLTQVLVAKLGSRFCVGVAQMIVLLAVGWLCFGVSLGPEPWALVLPTIGIVFAGAAFGLVVAGTTRSREALLPVGSIVIMTMAAVGGCWWPIDLEPRWMRQVALAFPTTWAMDAFNDLMMRHRRHEAALVPTAVMLTYGLAYLAAGVGLYRRRLR; encoded by the coding sequence ATGGGTGCGCTCGGACCCCTGTTCGCGAAGGATCTGCGCCTGCTCTGGCGCGATCGCGCCGGGCTCTTCTTCCTCATGATCGCGCCCATGGTCGTGATCGCCGTCGCGGGCTTCTCGCTCGCGAACCTCTACGGCGCCGACCCGAGCGGGCAGACGGCCTACGAGCTGCCGTTCGTCGACGAGGACGGCGGCGCGCTCGGCCGCACCATCCGCGAGCGGCTCGCGAACGAGACCTCGGTGCGGCTCGAGCCGGTCGCCACACGCGCCGAGGCCCAGGACCTCGTCCGCCGCAAGCGCGCCGGCTCGGCCCTGGTCGTCCCCGCGGGCACCGCGGCGGCGCTCGACCGGGGCGAGCCCGCCCGGCTCGTCCTCTACGTCGATACGGTCAAGTACCTCGAGCGCCTGAACGTGCGCGCCAAGCTCTCCGAGCTGCGCGAGGGGCTGGCGCGCGAACGCGCGACGCGGCTCGCCGACGACGCGCGCGCCGAGCGCGAGCGGGTGGCGCGGCAGCTCGGCGAGCTGCGCAGCCGGACGCTGCGCGCGCGCGACGAGATCGAAGCGGCCTGGAACGACGCCGCCAAGCGACGGCGTGGCGCCGAGGCGTCGATCGCTCGCGCACGCGACGACGTGGCGCACGCGCTCGATGCTCGCCTCGCGCCGCTCCGCGCCTACCTCGAGCAGCTCGCGGGGAAGCGCCGGGCCCTCGAAGACTGGCTCGCGGAGCTGCGCCGGCTCGCGGGAAGTCGCGCCGACGCGATCCCCCCGCCACCGTCCTTCCCCGACCCGCCGCCGATGGTCTCTGCGGCGGGTGCGCTGCCGAAGCTCGAGATCGAGCTGCCGGCGCTCCCCGCGCTGCCGAAGATCGACGTACCGGACGTCGAGCTGCCGCCTGCGCCCGCCGCCGTGCGCGCCTCGCTCGGCGTCGACGAGGTGAACGTCGGGGGCGGCGCCGTCACCATGAACACCTTCGACCAGAACGTGCCCGGTTTCGCGGTGACCTTCATCCTCCTCGGCATGCTGCTCGGCGTCTCGCTCGGCCTCGTCGACGAGCGCGACTGGGGCACGCTCGATCGGCTGCGCGCCATGCCGGTGTCCTTGACGCAGGTGCTGGTCGCGAAGCTCGGCTCGCGCTTCTGCGTCGGGGTCGCGCAGATGATCGTGCTCCTCGCGGTCGGGTGGCTCTGCTTCGGCGTCTCGCTGGGGCCCGAGCCGTGGGCCCTCGTGCTCCCCACCATCGGGATCGTCTTCGCGGGCGCGGCCTTCGGGCTCGTGGTCGCGGGTACGACGCGGTCGCGCGAGGCCCTGCTGCCCGTCGGATCCATCGTGATCATGACGATGGCCGCCGTCGGCGGCTGCTGGTGGCCCATCGATCTCGAGCCGCGCTGGATGCGGCAGGTGGCGCTCGCGTTTCCCACCACCTGGGCGATGGACGCGTTCAACGACCTCATGATGCGACACCGCCGGCACGAGGCGGCGCTCGTGCCGACGGCGGTGATGCTGACGTACGGGCTCGCGTACCTCGCAGCCGGCGTCGGCCTCTACCGGCGCCGGCTGCGATGA
- a CDS encoding ABC transporter ATP-binding protein encodes MTLVEVRGLRLALGGRTILDDVSFAISAGEVVGLLGPNGAGKTTTLSVLSTLRRPDAGMVAVAGHSVSDAPSAVRSALGVVPQSIALYPSLSARENLWFFARAARLGGGAARAAVDRALVLVGLEDRAADVVATFSGGMQRRLNLACGLLHAPRVVLLDEATVGVDPQSRERILDAVRGEATRGAAVLFSTHLLEEAERVCDRVVLLDHGRVIASGTPAALVHELGEGLRLTLVTREPLPAGWLDGAGAGSAAGAPVVTPRGHEALVTLATLADAALVLERATAVGGDVLEFHLHQTDLQDVFLRLTGRELRD; translated from the coding sequence CCGGCTCGCGCTCGGCGGCCGCACGATCCTCGACGACGTGAGCTTCGCCATCTCGGCCGGCGAGGTCGTGGGCCTTCTCGGACCGAACGGGGCGGGCAAGACGACCACGCTGTCGGTGCTCTCGACCCTGCGGCGCCCCGACGCCGGCATGGTGGCGGTCGCCGGCCACTCGGTTTCGGACGCGCCGTCGGCGGTGCGGAGCGCGCTCGGCGTCGTCCCGCAGTCGATCGCGCTCTATCCGTCCCTCTCGGCGCGCGAGAATCTCTGGTTCTTCGCGCGTGCCGCCCGCCTGGGCGGCGGCGCCGCGCGCGCGGCGGTCGATCGCGCGCTCGTCCTGGTCGGCCTCGAGGACCGCGCGGCCGACGTGGTGGCGACGTTCTCGGGCGGCATGCAGCGGCGCCTCAACCTCGCGTGCGGGCTCCTGCACGCGCCCCGCGTGGTGCTCCTGGACGAGGCGACGGTCGGCGTCGATCCGCAGTCGCGCGAGCGGATCCTCGACGCCGTCCGCGGCGAGGCGACGCGCGGCGCGGCCGTCCTCTTCAGCACGCACCTGCTCGAGGAAGCCGAGCGCGTCTGCGATCGCGTCGTGCTGCTGGACCACGGGCGGGTGATCGCCTCCGGAACGCCGGCGGCGCTCGTGCACGAGCTGGGCGAGGGCCTGCGGCTGACGCTCGTCACGCGCGAACCGCTGCCGGCGGGATGGCTCGACGGCGCTGGCGCCGGGTCCGCCGCGGGTGCGCCGGTCGTGACGCCGCGCGGTCACGAGGCGCTGGTGACGCTCGCGACCCTCGCCGACGCCGCGCTCGTGCTCGAGCGCGCGACCGCCGTGGGCGGCGACGTGCTGGAGTTCCACCTCCACCAGACGGATCTCCAGGACGTCTTCCTGCGCCTCACGGGCCGCGAGCTGCGCGACTGA